One window of the Brevibacterium limosum genome contains the following:
- a CDS encoding acyl-CoA dehydrogenase family protein, protein MTDREARLSELAAHYLPDDVCDRFRERADVYDRENRFFDEDLADLKELGYLNLFVPASHGGPGLSLFEVSRLQQRLASAAPGTALAINMHLMTTGVVKALADRGDDSLNWVFGDVMAGEIFAFGISEPSNDWVLQGSNTEAVPTADGGYELTGVKIFTSLSPVWTRLIVHGAVASDDDGIAGPDADEPAEGQLVYGFIERDAPGITVSDEWDVLGMRASQSRATILDHVPMKPERVSRVIPAGKHPDMLTFAITSNFQLLIAAVYAGVAARALELGAAGLHRRKSAKAGVTFAEVPETRTRLADAHLDFMPVTAMIDAYARDFDDLVDHGAGWPLRLVGARIKSAEAARRTTETALMCTSGSGFGNKHELSRLFRDATAGLFHPPSADAARPMYAAALLDG, encoded by the coding sequence ATGACCGACCGTGAGGCGCGCCTGAGCGAACTCGCCGCGCACTATCTGCCCGATGACGTGTGTGATCGCTTCCGCGAACGAGCCGATGTCTACGACCGGGAGAACCGCTTCTTCGACGAGGATCTCGCCGACCTCAAGGAGCTCGGCTACCTCAACCTCTTCGTCCCGGCCTCCCACGGCGGACCGGGGCTGAGCCTGTTCGAGGTATCTCGACTGCAGCAGCGGTTGGCGTCAGCGGCCCCCGGCACCGCTCTGGCGATCAATATGCACCTCATGACGACCGGAGTGGTCAAGGCGCTGGCCGACCGCGGCGACGACTCGCTGAATTGGGTGTTCGGCGATGTCATGGCCGGTGAGATCTTCGCGTTCGGCATCTCGGAGCCCTCGAACGATTGGGTGCTGCAGGGATCGAACACCGAGGCGGTGCCGACTGCCGACGGCGGGTACGAACTGACCGGGGTGAAGATCTTCACCTCGCTCTCGCCCGTGTGGACGCGGCTCATCGTCCACGGCGCCGTGGCCTCCGACGACGACGGGATCGCCGGTCCCGATGCGGACGAGCCGGCTGAGGGTCAGCTCGTCTACGGGTTCATCGAACGGGACGCGCCGGGCATCACGGTCTCCGATGAGTGGGATGTGCTGGGAATGCGGGCCTCACAGTCGCGGGCGACGATCCTCGACCACGTGCCGATGAAACCGGAGCGGGTCTCGCGCGTCATACCCGCCGGCAAGCACCCCGACATGCTCACCTTCGCGATCACGAGCAACTTCCAGCTGCTCATCGCCGCCGTCTACGCCGGAGTCGCGGCAAGGGCGCTCGAGCTGGGTGCAGCCGGACTGCACAGGCGGAAGTCGGCGAAGGCGGGAGTCACCTTCGCCGAGGTGCCCGAGACCCGGACTCGCCTGGCCGATGCGCACCTCGACTTCATGCCCGTGACGGCGATGATCGACGCCTACGCCCGGGACTTCGACGACCTGGTCGACCACGGTGCCGGGTGGCCGCTGCGTTTGGTGGGGGCGAGGATCAAGTCCGCCGAGGCGGCCCGGCGCACCACCGAGACCGCACTTATGTGCACCAGCGGCAGCGGGTTCGGCAACAAGCACGAACTCTCCCGCCTCTTCCGGGATGCCACGGCCGGTCTCTTCCACCCGCCGAGCGCCGACGCGGCCCGTCCGATGTACGCGGCGGCCCTCCTCGACGGGTAG